A genomic segment from Bdellovibrio sp. ArHS encodes:
- the flgG gene encoding flagellar basal-body rod protein FlgG produces MLKSLNTAATGMAAQQTNMDVISNNIANVSTNGFKKSRAEFEDLMYQTQKEPGAQTGMNAYSPNGVQVGLGVRTAGIQKNFEGGNAAVTKNPLDIQIEGSGFFQILTPDGQIGYTRDGAFQKDPNGRVVDKNGNLLQPEITVPPDIAGLEIAPSGEVRVIQGLSSAPQTIGQIDIVNFVNPAGLKAMGKNVFMPSPASGQPVISRPGLNGTGYLAQGQLETSNVNIAEEMVNMITAQRAFETNSKVIQASDQMLQSVNNMR; encoded by the coding sequence ATGCTTAAAAGTTTAAATACAGCAGCGACAGGTATGGCGGCCCAGCAGACAAATATGGACGTCATTTCAAATAACATCGCCAACGTTTCAACGAACGGGTTTAAAAAGTCTCGCGCTGAATTTGAAGATCTGATGTACCAAACTCAGAAAGAGCCCGGTGCTCAGACGGGAATGAATGCCTATTCACCCAACGGTGTGCAGGTCGGCTTGGGTGTTCGCACCGCGGGTATTCAGAAAAACTTTGAAGGTGGCAATGCGGCTGTCACCAAGAATCCTTTAGACATCCAAATTGAAGGCTCTGGCTTCTTTCAAATTCTGACTCCGGATGGCCAAATCGGTTACACTCGTGACGGAGCCTTCCAAAAAGATCCGAACGGTCGTGTCGTTGATAAAAATGGAAACCTTCTTCAGCCGGAAATCACAGTGCCACCCGATATCGCCGGTTTGGAAATCGCACCCAGCGGAGAAGTCCGCGTTATTCAGGGCTTGAGTTCCGCACCTCAAACAATTGGTCAAATTGATATTGTCAATTTCGTCAACCCCGCAGGTCTGAAAGCGATGGGGAAAAATGTCTTCATGCCAAGTCCCGCCAGCGGTCAACCCGTGATTTCTCGTCCCGGTCTGAATGGAACGGGCTACTTGGCGCAAGGACAGCTTGAAACTAGTAACGTCAATATAGCTGAAGAAATGGTGAATATGATCACGGCGCAACGCGCTTTTGAAACAAACTCTAAAGTTATTCAGGCCTCGGATCAAATGCTTCAATCTGTGAATAACATGAGATAA
- the flgA gene encoding flagellar basal body P-ring formation chaperone FlgA, with the protein MKKFLSFVLLLVSSQSFARPEITIPASVEISQRELLRLSDIATVSGGTPELLSFIESVVIREDARELLLSQKLPSSEILTKVREAMKSQAGLRTLNPAYKIPSEVKVAFAATPISREEIQRKVLNHLQVRCNECEYKVSIQSTPAPAQKQWDLDFTQLTGKGGFLLPLRDGDQRQLKWISGTIRVSQLTPVASRLILQGERVQQEDVHMVMTDVTFAKDNALRLADIQGQLAARSLPVGTAIWSTDLKREPAAKKGQIVKALLGDEGFEISVNMQAEDNGFVGDLIKVKNLDNQKVLSGVVIEKGVVKLQ; encoded by the coding sequence ATGAAGAAGTTTCTGTCTTTTGTTCTTTTGCTGGTGAGTTCGCAGTCTTTCGCAAGACCGGAAATCACTATTCCCGCAAGTGTTGAGATTTCTCAACGCGAACTTTTGCGTTTAAGTGATATTGCCACCGTTTCCGGAGGCACACCCGAGCTTCTATCCTTTATCGAAAGTGTGGTGATTCGTGAAGATGCGCGCGAACTTTTGCTTTCTCAAAAGCTGCCCTCTTCCGAAATTCTGACTAAAGTGCGCGAGGCGATGAAAAGTCAGGCCGGCCTTCGCACCTTGAATCCCGCTTACAAAATTCCTTCTGAAGTCAAAGTGGCCTTCGCAGCAACGCCAATTTCTCGCGAAGAAATTCAAAGAAAAGTTCTGAATCATCTTCAGGTTCGTTGCAACGAATGTGAGTATAAGGTGAGTATTCAAAGCACACCGGCCCCGGCGCAGAAACAATGGGATCTCGATTTTACGCAGTTAACGGGCAAAGGGGGCTTCCTTTTGCCACTGCGCGACGGCGATCAGCGCCAATTAAAATGGATTTCTGGAACAATTCGCGTGTCCCAATTAACCCCGGTGGCTTCGCGTTTGATCTTACAGGGAGAGAGAGTGCAACAGGAAGACGTGCACATGGTGATGACCGATGTGACGTTTGCCAAAGACAATGCACTTCGCCTGGCTGACATCCAAGGACAGTTGGCGGCGAGATCTCTTCCCGTCGGTACGGCTATTTGGTCGACCGATCTCAAACGTGAACCGGCAGCTAAGAAGGGACAAATTGTCAAAGCTTTGCTTGGCGATGAGGGATTTGAAATCTCCGTCAACATGCAGGCTGAGGACAATGGCTTTGTTGGGGATCTCATTAAAGTTAAAAACTTGGATAATCAAAAAGTTCTCTCAGGTGTAGTGATTGAAAAAGGTGTGGTGAAGTTGCAATGA
- a CDS encoding flagellar basal body L-ring protein FlgH: MRLKSFFVTISSLVALTLFTGCATMNDLLASLDTPKENPPLEKINTAARYSDTQNLGVPTDRQYKRMTRNRMEEESDLGANAGSTWVMEGQGAYLFAQNKMRREGDLLNVKLDGPALKQVETKVSVIKKLLKQLEEQQQQQSLNNSLAANGTEASRAPASAEAKKPEAAKPEEKEDKDALADVQNIPTRIVEKLADGNYRIKGQQPFMIGKREYKVIVTGLIRPEDFNDQGIVSDKLLDPQYDVVSIRRNARNE, translated from the coding sequence ATGAGACTTAAATCTTTCTTCGTGACGATTTCTTCTTTGGTAGCTCTGACGTTGTTCACAGGTTGTGCGACGATGAACGATCTTTTGGCCTCATTGGATACGCCTAAAGAAAATCCACCTTTAGAAAAGATCAATACGGCCGCGCGCTACTCAGACACTCAGAACCTGGGTGTGCCGACAGATCGTCAATACAAACGCATGACTCGCAATCGCATGGAAGAAGAGTCGGATCTGGGCGCCAATGCCGGTTCCACGTGGGTGATGGAAGGCCAAGGGGCTTATCTTTTTGCTCAGAACAAAATGCGTCGCGAAGGCGATCTTTTGAATGTGAAATTGGACGGGCCGGCTTTGAAACAGGTCGAAACAAAAGTTTCCGTGATCAAAAAACTTTTAAAGCAGCTTGAAGAACAGCAGCAGCAGCAAAGTCTGAACAACTCTTTGGCGGCAAACGGGACTGAGGCGTCACGTGCTCCGGCGTCAGCAGAAGCCAAAAAGCCGGAAGCGGCCAAGCCCGAGGAAAAAGAAGACAAGGATGCATTGGCGGATGTGCAAAACATTCCTACCCGTATTGTCGAAAAACTGGCTGATGGCAATTACCGCATTAAAGGTCAGCAGCCATTCATGATTGGTAAACGCGAATACAAAGTCATCGTGACCGGCTTAATTCGTCCGGAAGATTTCAATGATCAAGGTATCGTCTCTGATAAACTTCTTGATCCACAATACGATGTGGTCAGCATCAGAAGGAACGCACGCAATGAATAA
- a CDS encoding flagellar basal body P-ring protein FlgI, which yields MNKLFSVIALTAFFVMVAFEAANAARLKDIASIRGVRENQLLGYGIVVGLKGTGDGKNEFMSKSMVRMLDKLGMKLDSPEFASKNVAAVIITGTMPAFGKAGNPIDVTVSAIGEASSLQGGTLLQAPLRAANEQVYAVAQGSIIIGGDGKDQHLTSGRIPNGATIERDMTADFASRKMYRLTLINPDFTTAARAVLTINKELGGHYASAKDSGTIDIITPFAYENRGVELLATIESIDINPDMKARVVVNEKTGTIVIGDKVKISKVAISHGSLSVKVGDGKKGSEEKVAVLESGVSVGELVQALNKLGVSPKDLITILQSIKSAGALHGELEVL from the coding sequence ATGAATAAACTATTTAGTGTAATCGCACTCACAGCCTTTTTTGTGATGGTGGCTTTTGAGGCCGCGAATGCCGCTCGTTTGAAAGACATCGCCAGCATTCGCGGTGTGCGGGAAAATCAACTTTTGGGTTACGGTATCGTGGTCGGCCTTAAAGGCACAGGTGATGGCAAAAATGAATTTATGAGCAAGAGCATGGTGCGCATGCTGGATAAACTGGGAATGAAGTTGGATTCCCCTGAGTTCGCAAGTAAAAACGTGGCGGCGGTGATCATCACCGGAACCATGCCAGCGTTCGGTAAAGCGGGAAATCCGATTGATGTGACAGTCAGTGCGATTGGTGAGGCCTCTTCGCTTCAAGGCGGTACGTTGTTGCAAGCTCCTTTGCGCGCAGCCAACGAACAAGTTTACGCCGTGGCCCAGGGAAGTATCATCATCGGTGGAGATGGAAAAGATCAGCACTTAACCTCTGGAAGAATTCCCAACGGCGCGACGATCGAGCGCGATATGACCGCGGATTTTGCTTCTCGCAAAATGTATCGGCTGACCTTGATCAATCCTGATTTTACGACGGCAGCCCGGGCTGTTTTGACGATCAATAAAGAATTGGGCGGCCATTATGCCTCTGCCAAGGATTCTGGAACCATTGATATTATCACCCCTTTTGCCTATGAAAATCGCGGTGTGGAGTTGTTGGCGACAATTGAATCTATCGATATCAATCCCGACATGAAAGCGCGTGTTGTCGTGAATGAAAAAACCGGCACGATTGTGATCGGTGACAAAGTGAAGATTTCGAAAGTGGCTATTTCTCACGGTTCACTGTCAGTGAAAGTGGGCGATGGCAAAAAAGGCAGCGAAGAAAAAGTCGCTGTTTTAGAAAGTGGTGTCAGTGTTGGGGAGCTTGTGCAGGCACTAAACAAATTAGGTGTCTCGCCGAAGGACCTAATAACTATACTTCAGTCCATAAAATCAGCTGGAGCTTTGCACGGGGAACTCGAAGTATTATGA
- a CDS encoding rod-binding protein codes for MKWVLEGKSVLLVFLEWELRMSDAAGGAGNFKALGSKFLSRPAPKSPEQKLREVSDMYEKHFLREMTKAMRSTIQEGGFIQTSHAEKIFLEQLDDHYVEKWGERGGVGLSDMIYNQLVEKFGVMMGIKAQVYKPQGPLPLDTKSFAARPFQHPGKKQAVSYRIDNMQGPQGADKAPEAVKAPWDGVLLGKKTLADDQTMIEIEHDNGLKSQMVFKGGVSKVSTGEKLQAGDTLGFLSPEAKSLYWTVEKGVEPGPETVSE; via the coding sequence GTGAAATGGGTGCTAGAGGGGAAATCAGTTCTTCTGGTTTTCTTAGAGTGGGAGCTTCGTATGAGTGATGCTGCTGGTGGCGCGGGAAACTTTAAGGCTTTGGGGTCGAAGTTTCTTTCTCGGCCGGCGCCTAAGTCCCCAGAGCAGAAACTGCGAGAAGTTTCTGATATGTATGAGAAGCACTTTCTTCGCGAGATGACGAAAGCGATGCGTTCGACGATTCAAGAAGGTGGTTTCATTCAGACTTCGCATGCGGAAAAAATTTTTCTCGAGCAATTAGATGACCACTATGTTGAAAAATGGGGTGAGCGCGGTGGTGTGGGTCTTTCCGATATGATTTACAATCAGCTCGTCGAGAAATTTGGTGTGATGATGGGAATTAAGGCGCAGGTCTATAAGCCACAAGGGCCTCTCCCTCTTGACACGAAATCTTTCGCGGCTCGTCCGTTTCAGCATCCTGGCAAAAAACAAGCGGTCTCATATCGCATTGACAATATGCAAGGCCCACAAGGTGCAGACAAGGCTCCTGAAGCCGTCAAAGCCCCATGGGACGGGGTTTTGCTGGGGAAGAAGACTTTAGCGGATGACCAAACAATGATTGAGATTGAGCACGACAATGGTCTTAAAAGCCAAATGGTTTTTAAGGGTGGAGTGTCTAAAGTTTCGACAGGAGAAAAACTGCAAGCTGGCGACACCCTTGGGTTTTTAAGTCCCGAGGCGAAGTCCCTCTACTGGACCGTAGAGAAGGGTGTGGAACCTGGACCAGAAACTGTCTCAGAATGA
- the flgM gene encoding flagellar biosynthesis anti-sigma factor FlgM, translating into MKITHNKVGQNLNLTDSSRSNKADGIKNNSAGAPTAKADALTASTLGESSRVELSPRAQEAKRIKELAMSAPDVDEAKVAKFRKLIDDGKYNIDAKAIADKMVDEHLEF; encoded by the coding sequence ATGAAGATCACGCACAACAAAGTTGGACAGAATTTGAATCTGACAGATTCTTCTCGCTCTAACAAAGCGGACGGTATTAAAAATAATTCCGCTGGTGCGCCGACAGCAAAAGCAGATGCTTTGACTGCGTCGACTCTGGGCGAATCTTCTCGTGTTGAGCTTTCTCCACGTGCACAAGAAGCAAAAAGAATCAAAGAACTTGCGATGTCGGCTCCTGATGTTGACGAAGCCAAAGTTGCTAAATTCAGAAAACTGATCGACGACGGCAAATACAACATTGATGCAAAAGCGATCGCCGACAAGATGGTCGACGAACACTTGGAATTCTAG
- a CDS encoding flagellar protein FlgN → MMDATVERAFQKLEANLEELTKIYRSLLDIVRKEKDLLLQADRDALDESNKLKEELLFKLRAQDALRARYAMDLATMVGADVENPRLLELAQKLAGTPAADRLRTQHAALDMLIKRITDINKDNEEYAKTALQTLNGALGEIKETLSGKKTYSGKGQYKQGPQVAGNFVSKEA, encoded by the coding sequence ATGATGGACGCAACAGTAGAAAGAGCGTTTCAAAAGTTAGAAGCAAATCTCGAAGAACTCACCAAGATCTATCGTTCTCTTCTCGATATCGTACGTAAAGAAAAAGACCTTCTTCTGCAAGCGGATCGCGATGCTTTGGATGAAAGCAATAAGCTTAAGGAAGAGTTGCTTTTTAAGCTACGCGCCCAAGATGCTTTGCGTGCTCGTTATGCGATGGATCTTGCAACGATGGTTGGAGCCGATGTTGAAAATCCGCGTTTGTTGGAGCTTGCGCAGAAACTTGCCGGCACTCCCGCGGCAGATCGTCTTCGCACACAGCATGCAGCCTTGGATATGCTGATCAAAAGAATTACAGACATCAACAAAGATAACGAAGAGTATGCTAAAACCGCATTGCAAACCTTAAATGGAGCTTTGGGGGAAATTAAAGAAACTCTTTCCGGTAAAAAAACTTACAGTGGAAAAGGCCAGTACAAACAAGGCCCTCAAGTTGCCGGAAATTTTGTAAGTAAAGAAGCTTAA
- the flgK gene encoding flagellar hook-associated protein FlgK, with the protein MSKISAMMDTGKRSLMNSQTALQTVGHNIANKSTEGFSRQRVELMSNQPIGEGNLQIGMGARAGVVTRVNNPWLEKQIQKEGMSMGYQDSRADALSRVEQIYNEQNNKGLNQYMTDFFNSFRELSNNPESLASRTLVRESAVAMSKDFGRVVGQLKAVQEDLDGQVKTTVNEINQLTKEIAQLNEKIQMIEVQKTPANDERDRRDLVLKKLGEKIDISWAEGKDGMVTVTAGRTGILVSGIGSSELKAEQTGARDRVEVFFVGTGSPANITDQITGGRIGGALEVRDRVIEDLLNHVDNMAYTLAKEVNKAHIEGFDKNGRPGVLFFEMPEATKGAASVIGVNKTIFNDVGRIAAGAQSGATGDNTVANLISSLQHRQVMDGGTSTLDDYYNTQVGQIGAVVQRAIKSQESQKNVMNQLTNIRESISGVSLDEETTKMIEFQKTYDASARLIKTADEMFDTVLNLKRL; encoded by the coding sequence ATGTCTAAAATCTCGGCTATGATGGATACGGGTAAGCGCTCGCTGATGAACTCTCAGACGGCCTTACAAACGGTCGGTCATAACATCGCCAATAAATCAACCGAAGGCTTTTCACGCCAGCGTGTTGAGCTTATGTCGAATCAGCCTATCGGTGAGGGCAATCTGCAAATCGGCATGGGGGCCCGTGCCGGTGTCGTTACTCGAGTTAACAATCCCTGGTTAGAAAAACAAATCCAAAAAGAAGGCATGAGTATGGGTTATCAAGACTCACGTGCCGATGCCTTGAGTCGCGTCGAACAAATCTACAATGAGCAGAACAACAAAGGCCTCAATCAATACATGACGGACTTCTTCAATTCGTTTCGCGAACTTTCCAATAATCCGGAAAGCTTGGCTTCCCGAACCTTGGTGCGTGAATCTGCCGTCGCGATGTCGAAAGATTTCGGTCGTGTGGTCGGGCAATTGAAAGCGGTGCAGGAAGACTTGGATGGTCAGGTAAAGACCACAGTGAACGAGATCAATCAGTTGACGAAGGAAATCGCTCAGTTGAATGAAAAAATTCAAATGATCGAAGTGCAGAAGACCCCTGCCAATGATGAGCGGGATCGTCGTGACCTTGTTCTTAAAAAGTTAGGCGAAAAGATCGATATTTCCTGGGCCGAAGGCAAAGACGGTATGGTCACTGTCACTGCGGGACGCACAGGCATTCTTGTCTCTGGTATCGGCTCTTCAGAACTAAAAGCGGAACAGACTGGCGCTCGTGACCGTGTCGAAGTTTTCTTTGTCGGGACAGGTTCTCCGGCCAATATCACTGATCAGATTACCGGCGGCCGTATCGGCGGCGCTTTGGAAGTCCGTGACCGGGTCATCGAAGACCTTTTAAATCATGTCGACAACATGGCTTACACCTTAGCTAAAGAAGTCAACAAAGCCCATATCGAAGGTTTTGATAAAAACGGTCGTCCTGGTGTTTTGTTCTTTGAAATGCCAGAAGCGACAAAGGGAGCTGCATCGGTTATCGGAGTTAATAAAACAATCTTTAACGATGTTGGCAGAATCGCGGCCGGAGCCCAGTCGGGCGCGACCGGCGACAATACTGTTGCGAATCTGATCTCGTCATTACAACACCGCCAAGTTATGGATGGTGGAACATCGACTTTGGATGACTACTACAATACTCAAGTAGGCCAGATCGGTGCCGTCGTGCAACGGGCGATAAAATCTCAAGAGTCACAAAAGAACGTCATGAATCAGCTGACAAACATTCGTGAAAGCATCAGCGGTGTCTCTTTGGATGAAGAAACCACAAAGATGATTGAGTTTCAAAAAACTTACGATGCCTCCGCCCGTTTGATTAAAACAGCGGATGAAATGTTCGATACAGTATTGAACTTAAAGAGGTTATAA
- the flgL gene encoding flagellar hook-associated protein FlgL, which yields MRIADKMAFNQVNQNLTKNRSDMADLQNQAATQKRINKPSDDPLASARVLAARTEERGNSQFIKNINNARSFLEFSDQSLGELSEILVRAKELAISQSNDASGNEETRLVTASEIEQIYNQAVQIGNRKLGERYVFGGYKTQTMPFNQAGEYFGDDGDMKIQTHKDSFVAMNIPGSKVFLGRGLGADGIVRARYEAPTSVEQLKQFQREEKEREELNRQVDENYVETRGPASERRSTRYDKQDPVTGGGGTNIFSTIKDLEISLRTNDKQGVQSALDTLDQAISQVVLSRSEVGSRIMAVNNTMDSLQKAVVDNKVAASQLEDADAFQVISDINKTDSTLKATLETSGKLIQPSLLDFLR from the coding sequence ATGAGAATTGCAGATAAGATGGCTTTTAATCAAGTAAACCAAAATCTGACGAAGAATCGTTCAGATATGGCCGACTTGCAAAATCAGGCTGCAACTCAAAAACGCATTAACAAACCTTCTGATGATCCTTTGGCGTCAGCGCGGGTCCTTGCCGCTCGTACTGAAGAGCGTGGCAATTCCCAGTTTATTAAGAACATCAATAATGCTCGTTCTTTCCTGGAGTTTTCAGATCAATCTTTAGGAGAGCTTTCTGAAATCCTGGTCCGCGCAAAGGAATTGGCTATCAGTCAGTCCAATGATGCCAGTGGAAATGAAGAAACTCGTCTGGTGACGGCGTCGGAAATTGAACAGATTTATAATCAGGCTGTGCAAATCGGAAATCGCAAGTTGGGTGAGCGCTATGTCTTTGGCGGTTATAAAACTCAGACGATGCCATTTAATCAAGCCGGGGAATACTTTGGTGACGATGGGGATATGAAAATCCAAACTCACAAGGATTCCTTTGTTGCCATGAATATTCCGGGCAGCAAGGTCTTTTTGGGGCGTGGCTTAGGCGCGGACGGTATAGTTCGTGCTCGCTATGAGGCTCCGACAAGTGTGGAGCAGTTGAAGCAGTTTCAAAGGGAAGAAAAAGAACGTGAAGAGCTTAACCGTCAGGTTGACGAAAACTACGTTGAAACCCGCGGTCCTGCTTCAGAGCGCCGTTCAACCCGCTATGATAAGCAAGATCCGGTGACGGGTGGTGGGGGAACGAATATATTCTCGACCATTAAGGACCTTGAGATATCCTTGCGCACGAATGATAAGCAAGGCGTTCAGTCCGCCTTGGATACCCTGGATCAGGCGATTTCTCAGGTGGTTTTGTCTCGTTCAGAGGTTGGGTCCAGAATCATGGCAGTGAACAATACCATGGATTCCCTGCAAAAAGCCGTGGTGGACAATAAAGTGGCAGCTTCCCAGCTTGAGGACGCTGACGCATTCCAGGTCATTTCAGATATTAATAAGACCGATAGCACCCTTAAAGCGACCCTCGAAACGTCGGGAAAGCTTATTCAACCAAGCCTTCTTGACTTTCTAAGATAA
- the csrA gene encoding carbon storage regulator CsrA, which produces MLVLTRKLGESIAIDDHIKIRVVQIKGKQVRLGIEAPKDTKIHREEVYVAIQEQNQQSASVPADKTRSVAKLLKP; this is translated from the coding sequence ATGCTGGTTCTCACACGGAAGTTGGGTGAAAGCATCGCTATCGATGACCACATCAAAATCAGAGTAGTTCAAATCAAAGGTAAACAGGTTCGTTTAGGCATTGAAGCGCCTAAAGACACCAAAATTCACCGTGAAGAAGTCTACGTAGCTATTCAGGAACAAAACCAGCAGTCCGCAAGCGTCCCCGCGGATAAGACGCGCAGTGTTGCCAAACTCCTAAAGCCTTAG
- a CDS encoding flagellar assembly protein FliW, protein MIISTSRFGQVELKQEDVLTFPEGLLGFGDLRKFALLDDPNDEIFAWLQSCEAPQIAFPVLEPELFAPQYKATLTKSDMEALKLSAQEKARYFSIVTIPDDPTQMTANLKAPVVVNVEARTARQCVLQDNNLAIREPIFTKLQQRVVQNPAVAIKNQSSGIDVATKLNVVKEVGL, encoded by the coding sequence ATGATCATTTCGACATCGCGCTTCGGCCAAGTTGAGCTGAAACAGGAAGATGTTCTGACGTTTCCAGAAGGCCTATTGGGTTTTGGGGATCTACGTAAGTTCGCTCTTCTTGATGATCCAAATGACGAAATCTTTGCCTGGTTGCAAAGCTGCGAAGCGCCGCAAATCGCTTTCCCAGTTTTAGAGCCTGAGTTGTTTGCTCCTCAATACAAAGCCACCTTGACGAAAAGTGATATGGAAGCTTTGAAGTTGTCGGCGCAAGAAAAAGCTCGCTACTTCTCTATCGTGACTATTCCTGACGACCCTACACAAATGACGGCGAATTTAAAAGCGCCTGTCGTCGTCAACGTCGAGGCGCGCACAGCTCGTCAATGCGTTCTTCAAGATAATAACTTGGCAATCCGAGAGCCTATCTTTACTAAACTTCAGCAGCGCGTGGTGCAAAATCCTGCGGTAGCGATCAAGAACCAGTCTTCGGGTATTGATGTTGCGACGAAATTGAATGTCGTGAAAGAAGTGGGCTTATAA
- a CDS encoding DNA recombination protein RmuC, protein MNLFAILSFIAGALIAGLIVYFKLKAQATSEKAQLLADVQALQMKNDLLSQSLSEQKSLMIEARKQQEALAERMNTQFEVVAQKIFEEKSAKFTDQNHKNIASVLEPLKERIKDFEKKVEETYSTERSERGMLRGELTKLMELNKVMSAETQNLTKALKGEVKTQGNWGELILENILERSGLRKGEEYIIQGTDLDLRGEDGQILRPDVIVSLPDEKHLIVDSKMTLIAYEQYSSAETPEDLERAGKLHVESLKKHIDGLSEKKYHAADKLISPDFVILFMPLEPAFALAFKLKPELFQYAWERNVAIVSPTTLLATLRTVAALWKQDRQEKNALEIAKRGGLLYEKFAGLLKDLQNLGEKLSAAQKAHEDVIKKVSEGRGNLIDQVEDLKRLGAKTEKSLPQLENA, encoded by the coding sequence ATGAATCTTTTTGCCATTCTGTCTTTTATTGCGGGAGCTCTTATTGCCGGGCTTATCGTCTATTTCAAATTGAAAGCTCAAGCGACCTCTGAAAAAGCCCAATTGCTGGCCGATGTGCAAGCTTTGCAAATGAAAAACGACCTTCTTTCACAAAGCCTTTCGGAACAGAAATCGTTGATGATCGAAGCCCGCAAACAGCAAGAAGCTTTGGCCGAAAGAATGAATACCCAGTTTGAAGTTGTTGCTCAGAAAATCTTCGAAGAAAAGTCGGCGAAGTTCACCGATCAAAATCACAAGAATATTGCTTCTGTTTTGGAACCCCTGAAAGAGCGTATCAAAGACTTCGAAAAGAAAGTGGAAGAAACTTATTCGACGGAGCGTTCGGAACGCGGCATGCTTCGCGGTGAGCTGACAAAATTGATGGAACTGAACAAAGTCATGTCGGCAGAAACACAGAATCTGACCAAAGCTTTAAAAGGCGAAGTGAAAACGCAGGGAAACTGGGGCGAACTGATTCTGGAAAATATTTTGGAACGTTCGGGCCTACGTAAAGGCGAAGAGTACATCATACAAGGCACGGACTTGGATTTGCGTGGTGAGGACGGCCAGATTCTTCGCCCCGATGTGATCGTCAGTCTGCCCGACGAAAAACATTTGATTGTCGACTCGAAAATGACATTGATCGCCTATGAGCAATATTCTTCTGCGGAAACTCCGGAAGATCTGGAACGCGCTGGAAAACTTCATGTCGAGTCTTTGAAAAAACATATCGATGGTCTGTCGGAGAAAAAGTATCACGCCGCCGACAAACTGATTTCACCGGACTTCGTGATTTTGTTTATGCCTTTAGAGCCAGCCTTCGCCTTGGCGTTTAAGCTGAAGCCAGAACTTTTCCAATATGCCTGGGAAAGAAATGTGGCTATCGTAAGTCCAACGACATTGCTAGCAACCCTCAGAACCGTGGCTGCTTTGTGGAAACAGGATCGTCAGGAAAAAAATGCGCTTGAAATCGCTAAGCGCGGCGGTCTTCTATACGAAAAGTTCGCAGGTCTTTTAAAGGATCTTCAAAACTTAGGCGAAAAACTGTCTGCCGCCCAAAAAGCGCATGAGGATGTTATTAAGAAAGTTTCTGAAGGCCGCGGTAATTTGATTGATCAGGTCGAGGACCTTAAACGCTTGGGCGCAAAGACTGAAAAATCTTTGCCTCAACTAGAGAATGCTTAA
- the menA gene encoding 1,4-dihydroxy-2-naphthoate octaprenyltransferase, protein MQNMASSAIQLKSILLAFRPKTLTAALVPCLAGTALVRAIGLSWDGWVLFYALAASFLIQIGTNLVNDAVDFKKGADTEKRIGPQRITQAGILTAGQVMALGSLCFLLAVLCGIPLVMKGGWVIVAIGVASVLMGYSYTAGPFPLAYLGLGDLFVILFFGLLAVTGIVFLNTGEWLQEAFVLGLQIGLHATVLIAINNLRDHSGDALVNKKTLAVRFGVKFSRYEIATLCFLPFVLNLYWWFEGYKIPAVLSLFAVPLAIKITKNVFSTQPSPAYNRFLGQAAGLHLVFGLLLAIGFAF, encoded by the coding sequence ATGCAAAATATGGCTTCTTCTGCAATTCAACTCAAAAGTATTCTTCTGGCGTTTCGACCAAAAACTCTGACGGCGGCCTTGGTTCCTTGTTTGGCCGGAACCGCTTTGGTTCGCGCCATTGGACTTTCCTGGGATGGCTGGGTTTTATTCTACGCCTTGGCAGCCTCTTTCCTTATTCAAATCGGCACCAACCTCGTGAACGATGCCGTTGATTTCAAAAAAGGTGCGGATACGGAAAAACGCATCGGACCTCAGCGCATCACTCAGGCGGGAATTTTGACGGCGGGTCAGGTGATGGCCTTGGGTTCTTTGTGTTTTCTTTTGGCGGTGCTGTGTGGAATTCCGTTGGTGATGAAAGGCGGCTGGGTGATTGTCGCGATTGGCGTCGCCTCCGTTTTAATGGGTTATTCCTATACGGCGGGTCCTTTTCCTTTGGCCTATCTTGGCCTGGGGGACCTGTTTGTGATTCTCTTCTTCGGCCTTTTGGCGGTGACGGGGATCGTATTTTTAAATACCGGCGAGTGGCTGCAAGAAGCTTTTGTTTTGGGGCTGCAGATTGGCCTTCATGCGACGGTCCTAATTGCCATCAACAATCTTCGTGACCATAGTGGCGACGCCCTGGTGAATAAAAAAACTTTGGCCGTTCGTTTCGGGGTGAAGTTTTCTCGCTATGAAATTGCGACTTTGTGCTTTCTCCCTTTCGTACTCAATCTTTATTGGTGGTTTGAAGGATATAAAATTCCGGCCGTGCTTTCGCTCTTCGCCGTTCCTTTGGCGATCAAGATCACAAAAAATGTTTTCTCTACCCAGCCCAGTCCCGCATATAATCGTTTCTTGGGGCAAGCAGCGGGTTTGCATTTGGTATTCGGTCTTCTTCTGGCGATAGGATTTGCATTTTGA